The sequence AGGACATCGACAACGGCATGGAGATGGGCTGCGCCCACCCGATGGGCCCGCTCAAGCTCGCGGACCTGATCGGTCTGGACACCGTCGCCTCGGTCGCCGACTCGATGTACGCCGAATACAAGGAGCCGCTGTACGCCGCTCCCCCGCTCCTCCAGCGCATGGTCGACGCGGGCCGGCTCGGACGCAAGACGGGCTCGGGGTTCTACCCGTACGCCTGAGCCGCCTCCCTGTCCCGTTCGGACAGGACACATTCGTACGCGCTCGTACGCGCGAGGACCGCACCGTCCTCGCGCGTACGGGAACGGCTCAGCCCAGCCGTAAGTGGTGCAGCATCATCAGCCCGGCCGCCATGCCCGCTGCCGGGATCTCGCCGGCGGCTATCAGGTCCGGGACCAGCTTCAGGGGGACCCACTCGCGGCGCGAGGACTCGAAGGCGTCGCACGGCTCGCCGGTCCACTCCGCCTCCTCGCCCCAGTAGAAGTGGTGCCGGGCATCGGTGAGGCCGTTGGACGGTTCCACGGTCAGCAGCGGGTGGAGCGGCCCAGGGCGCCAGCCGGTCTCCTCCTCCATTTCCCGGGCCGCCGCCTCCACCAGTGACTCGCCGTCCTCCACCACGCCCGCCGCCAGCTCCCAGCCCCAGCTGTCGGTGATGAAACGGTGCCGCCACAGCAGCAGCACCTCATTCGCCGCGTTGACGACGGTGGCCGCCGCCACCGGGCGCAGCCGGATCACGAAGTGGTCGAGCCGGCCGCCGTCGGGAAGCTCGACATCGGCCAGACTGACCCGGAACCAAGGGTTCTCGTACACGGGTTGTTCGTTCAGATTCGTCCATTGCACGGTTCTGCCACCTTCTGTTCGTCGGTGGCCGTATCGCAGCAGACTTCCGGTCAGAGCGGTACGCGCAGCGCCCCCTCCACACGTTCGGCGGCCCGCTCCGCGTCGGCGCTCCCGCTGGCGACCAGGTCCGCGCGCACCGCCCGCAGCCGGTCGCGCAGCCGCTGCGACTCCATGCCCCGGACCCGGTCGGCCATCTCGGTGGCCGTGGCCGCCGCCCGGTCCGCCTCGCCCCGGCGCAGCTCGATCGTGGTGAGCATGGCGAGGCGGTGGACCCGGCCCCGGTCGTGCGCGGGCGTGCGGACCGCCGCCAGCGCGTGTTCCCGGGCCGCCGCCAGGTCGCCGAGGCTCAGCAGCGCCTCCGCCACCTGCACATCGACCAGTCCGGGCTGGACATAGCCCGTCTCGTCCGGTTCCCGGCCCGGCCGGATGCGGGCGGCCTCCGACTCGGCGCGGCCGATGCACGTCAGCGCGCTCGCCCGGTCGCCGAGCCGCGCGTACGCCTTGGCCTGCATCGCGTGGAGGTCGGCGGCGAGCGCGGGGGAGATCGCGCACCCCGCCGCGCGCAGGGCCGCCTCCGCGAAGGCCACGGACTGGCGGTACTCGGCGAGGAACAGCGACTGATTGACCAGCAGCGCGATCACATAGCCGCCGAGGCCCCGGTCCCCGCTCGCCTTGGCCAGCCGCAGGGCCTGGTGGAAGTAGCGCTGGGCGGGGCCGTGCGCGTCGGAGTCGTAGGCGCAGATGCCCGCCACGGCCACCAGGGCGCCCGTGGCGCGGTGCAGTTGACGGCCCGTCGTATCGCTGTAGCCGCCACGCAGCAGGGGGGCCGCACCGGCGTTGAGGAAGCCGACGACGCGCGGACGTGTCGCGATTCCGCCCGCCCTGCGGTACATCAGTTCGTAGTGGTCACGGGCGGCCCGCAGCGTTGCTATGTCGGCCGCGCCGACCCCGGCCGGCCCGGTCCGCGACACATCGGTGTCCTCCGGCGGGTTCTCCCACTCCCATACGGGCATCACCGCTCCGGTCCCGGTGACGGCCGGGGCGGTGACGACATGCGGGCGATGCTGGGCGTCGGAGCGCCAGACGGCGGTGGTCCGTTCGACGAAGCCGGTCAGCGAGGAGCCCCGGACGGGTGCGTGGCCGTCGGGGACCGCCATGCCGATGTCGTCCAGCGAAACGCCTCTGTGCAGGCGGTTCCCGAGGACCTCGCAGATCAGGTCGGGCACCTGGCCGCGCGGGCGCTGGCCCTTCAGCCAGCGCGCGACGGCGGTGTGTTCGTAACGCAGTCCTAGACCGCGCGCGCGGCCGGCCCGGTTCACATGGGCGGCCAGTCCGGCCCGGGAGACGCCCGCCTCCTCGATCAGGGCCTCCAGCGCGGTGTTGGGCTCCTTGGGCCCCATGTCCCCCTCCGGTGGTTCGGCACGCCTGGACGTGTCGCCCCAGTGGAGCACGATTCACACGGGGTGTGAACGGAATGCCCGAACCGTCCCACCGCGCACCCTGCCTCAGAGGCCGCGGGCTCGCTTGAATGATTCCCCTCGCAGGGCGCGGACGGGCCGTCTGCTCCCCCTCGTACAGCAAGGCGGCCCGCATCCGTGCAGTCCACCCCGCCGGCCTGCCCGACACTCCACGGCGGGGGCGGACGGGCGAGTGCACAGGAGGGGCGCATCCGGTGGCCGGATGCGCCCCTCCTTCGTGTGCGGGGTGCCTACGCCCCGCGCAGTACCGCGCCCGTACGCTCGGCGGCCAGGGCCACCGCCGCGTCACGGGCGGCGCTCGCCTCGTCGACCGTCAGGGTGCGGTCGGCGGCGCGGAAGCGCAGCGCGTACGCCAGGGACTTACTGCCCCCGCCGATCTGCTCGCCCGTGAAGACGTCGAACAGCCGCAGCGACTCCAGGAGTTCGCCCGCGCCCTCGCGCAGCGCCCGCTCCACGTCGGCGGCCGGCACGTCCTGGTCCACGACCAGGGCGACGTCCTGGGTGGCCACCGGGAAGGCGGAGATCCGCGGAGCCCGCAGGACGCCGTCGACGGCCTGCTCCAGGACATCGAGCTCGACCTCCATGGCGCAGGTGCGCTCGGGCAGGTGGAGCTCCTTGATGACGCGCGGGTGCAGCTCGCCGGCGTGCCCGAACAGGGTCTCCTCGCCGTCGACCGTCACGAACAGCGCGGCGCAGCGGCCCGGGTGCCAGGGCGCGTGCCGGTCGGCGCGCACCGTCACCTCGACGCCCGCCTCGCGGGCGATGGTGCGCGCCGCCTCGACGGAGTCCGCCCAGTCGGCGGGGCGGCCCTTGCCCCACCAGCCGGCCTGCTCGCGGGCGCCCGCGAGGACGACGGCGGCGCGGCGCGGCTGGCGCGGCAGCGCGGCGTCCAGCGAGGCGATCTCCTCGTCGGAGGGGCGCCGGTCGACCGGGAGCCGGACGGGCTTGGTCTCGTCGCCGGTGGGCCGGAAGACGAGGCCGGTCTCGAACAGCGCGAGGTCGTGGCTGCCCCGGCCGTCGTTGCGCCGCAGCGCGCCGAGGAGGCCCGGCAGCAGCGTGGTGCGCAGCGAGGGCTCCTCGTCGGAGAGCGGGTTGACGAGCCTGACCGTGCGGCGGCGGGCGTCCTCCGCCTCCAGGCCGAGCTGGTCGAGGACCGCCTCGCCGATGAACGGGTAGTTCAGCGCCTCGACGTAGCCCGCGCCCGCGAGCGCCCGGCCGACGCGGCGGTGCAGCCGCTGGCGGTCGGTGAGGCCGCGGCCGGAGGGCGGCGTCGGGAGCGTGGAGGGCAGGTTCTCGTAGCCCTCCAGGCGGATGACCTCTTCGGCCAGGTCGTTCGGCTCGGTGAGGTCGGGGCGCCAGGACGGCGTGGTGACCAGGAGCTCGTCCTGCCCGTAGACGTCGCAGCCGACCTCCTGGAGGCGGCGTACGACGGTCTCGCGGCCGTAGGCGACACCGGCGACCTTGTCGGGGTGGTCGGCCGGCATCGTGATGGTGCGGGGCGCGGACGGGGCGGTGACCTCGGTGACGCCCGCCTCGGCGGTGCCGCCGGCCAGGAGGACCAGCAGGTCGACGGTGCGCTGCGCGGCAGCGGCGGCGGCCTGCGGGTCGACGCCGCGCTCGAAGCGCTTGGACGCCTCGGAGGGCAGCTTGTGGCGGCGCGCGGTGCGGGCGATCGAGATCGCGTCGAAGTGCGCGGCCTCGATGACGACCTCGGCGGTGTGCGCGCCCTCGGCCGCGTCGGCGATCTCCGTGTCGGCCCCGCCCATGACGCCCGCGAGGCCGATGGGGCCGCGGTTGTCGGTGATGACGAGGTCGCCGGAGTCCAGGACGCGGACCGCGCCGTCGAGCGTGGTGAGCTTCTCGCCCTGCTCGGCGCGGCGGACCCCGATCGGTCCGTCGATGCGGGTCCGGTCGTAGGCGTGCAGCGGCTGGCCGAGTTCGAGCATCACGTAGTTGGTGACGTCGACGGCGAGCGAGATCGGCCGCATGCCGGCCTTCTGCAGCCGGCGCTGCATCCAGATCGGGGTGCGGGCCTCGGGCTGGAGCCCGACGACGGTGCGCGCGGTGAAGCGGGAGCAGCCGATCGGGTCGGCGACCTTGACCGGGTAGCCGTACGCGTTGGGCGCGGGCACGTCCAGGAGGGCCGGGTCGCGCAGCGGCAGGCCGTAGGCGATGGCGGTCTCACGGGCGACACCGCGCATCGACAGGCAGTAGCCGCGGTCGGGCGTGACGGCGATGTCCAGGACCTCGTCGACCAGTTCGAGCAGTTCGATGGCGTCGGTGCCGACCTCGTACTCCGGCGGGAGCACGATGATGCCGTGGGTCCCGTCGTCGCCCATGCCGAGCTCGTCGGCGGAGCAGATCATGCCGTGCGAGGTCTTGCCGTACGTCTTGCGGGCGGCGATCGCGAAGTCGCCGGGCAGCACGGCGCCGGGCAGGACCACGACGACCTTGTCGCCGACGGCGAAGTTACGGGCGCCGCAGACGATCTCCTGCGGCTCGCCGGTGCCGTTGGCGGTGCCGACGTCCACCGTGCAGAAGCGGATCGGCTTCTTGAAGCCCTCCAGCTCCTCGATGGTCAGCACCTGTCCGACGACGAGCGGCCCGGTGAGGCCGGCGCCGGTCCGCTCGACCGTCTCGACCTCCAGGCCGACGGCGACGAGCTTGGCCTGCACGTCACGGCCGGTCTCGGTGGCCGGCAGGTCGACGTATTCCCGCAGCCAGGAAAGCGGGACGCGCATCAGATCTCCATCCCGAAGGGCCGGGTGAACCGGACGTCACCTTCGACCATGTCTCGCATGTCTTCGACGTTGTGGCGGAACATCAGCATCCGTTCGATGCCGAACCCGAAGGCGAATCCGCTGTACTTCCGGGGGTCGACGCCGCAGGCGGTGAGCACCTTCGGGTTGACCATGCCGCAGCCGCCGAGCTCGATCCAGCCCTCGCTGCCACAGGTGCGGCAGGGGCGGTCCGGGTTGCCGACGGACGCGCCGCGGCAGACGTAGCAGACCATGTCCATCTCGGCGGACGGCTCGGTGAACGGGAAGAAGTTCGGCCGCAGCCGGGTCTTCATGTCCGGGCCGAAGAGCGCCTGGACCATGTGGTCGAGGGTGCCCTTCAGGTCCGCCATGGTCAGGCCCTCGTCGACGGCGAGCAGCTCGATCTGGTGGAAGACCGGGGTGTGCGTGGCGTCGAGCTCGTCGGTGCGGTAGACGCGGCCGGGGCAGACGACGTAGACGGGGGGCTCGCGGTCGAGCAGGGTGCGGGCCTGGACCGGCGAGGTGTGCGTACGCAGGACGACACCGGACTCGTCGTTCTTCGCGCCGTCGGCGCCCTCGACGAAGAAGGTGTCCTGCATCTGCCGGGCCGGGTGGTCGGGCACGAAGTTCAGGGCGTCGAAGTTGAACCACTCGGCCTCGGCCTCGGGGCCCTCGGCGATCTCGTAGCCCATGGCCACGAAGACGTCGGCGACGCGCTCCATGAAGGTCGTCAGCGGGTGGCGGGCGCCGGCCGGGGTGCGGTCGTACGGCAGCGTGACGTCCACCGCCTCCTCGACCAGGACCCGGGCGTCACGCTCGGCCTCCAGCTCCGCCTGGCGGGCCGCGAGGGCGCGGCCCACGGCGGCGCGGGCCTGGCCCACGCGCTTGCCGGCCTCGGCCTTGGCCTGCGGGGGCAGCGCGCCGATCTCGCGGTTGGCGAGCGACAGGGGCGAGGTGCCACCGGTGTGCGCGGTCTTCGCCTGGGCGAGCGCGTCGAGGTCACCCGCGGCGGCGAAGGCGGCGAGCGCCTCGTCCCGGATGCGCTCGATCTCTTCCGGTTTCAGTGCCTCGACCTCGACTGGGTCGTACGACTTGTTCGGTGCCGACATCTCTTCCCGTACTTCCGATTGGCTGAGTGCTGCGCTTACCGGGGGATACTCCCGGACCCCCGTGACCTCGCTCGAAGACCGGAGGACGCAAAGGTGCCAAGGGTCGAGTCTAAGGGTCGCGGGGCGGGTGGGGCGCCCGTGGGCCGCTCGGGGCCTTAACTGAGGTAGGCCGGCGTGCTCACGGGCAGCATAAATCGGAACTCCGCGCCGCCTCCGGGGCCGCGGCCGACCGTGATGGTGCCGCCGTGGGCCTCGACGATGCCCTTGACGATGTAGAGGCCCAGGCCCGTGCCGCCGCGCTTGCTCCCCCGCCAGAAGCGGGTGAAGACGCGGCCCATCGACTCCTCGGGGATGCCGGGACCTTCGTCGCTCACGGTGACGGCCGCTCCCCTCTCGTCACTCTTCGCCGGTGCGGGTGCCACATCGATGGTGACAGTTCCCTCACCGTGCCGCACCGCGTTTTCCAGCAGGTTGCCGAGCACCTGGTCGACCTTGTCCGGGTCGGCCCACACCGCGGGCAGCGGCTGGCAGGTGCGGACGAGGAAGCGGCCGGGGTCCTGGCCGGCCGCGGTGTGCGCCCGGACGTGGCGCTCGACGGCGGCGGACAGGTCGACGGGCTGGCGGCGCAGCTCCAGGCGCCCGGAGTCGATCCGGGAGATGTCCAGGAGCTCGGTGATGAGGCGGGTGACCCGGTTGGCGTCCGCGTACACCGTCTCCAGCATGAGGCGCTTCTGGTCGTCGGTGAACCGTTCCCACTTGGCCAGCAGGGTCGCGGTGAAGCCCTTGACCGAGGTGAGCGGGGAGCGCAGTTCGTGGGCGACCGTCGCGATCAGCTCGGCGTGGCTGCGCTCGGTGCGGCGGCGGGCCTCGGTGCCGCGCAGGCTGATCACCAGACGGCGGACCGGGCCGGTGGGCGTCTCGCGCACATAGCGGGCGGAGACCAGGACCTCACGGCCGCCGGGCAGCAGGAGGTTGCGCTCGGGCTGGCCGACCCGGGTGGCGAGACCGCCGTAGGGGTCGGTCAGCTCCCACCAGCGGCGGCCCTTGAGGTCCTCCAGCGGCAGCGCGTGCTCCACCGGGCGGCCGAGGGCGGCGGCCCTGGGGACGGCGGTGATGCGGACGGCGGCGGCGTTGAAGCAGATGATCCGGCCGGTCTCGTCCGCGACGACGAGCCCGTCGGGGAGGTCGTCGGGGTCCAGCCCGAGGCCGCCCGCCGCGGCGTCCGCGACGGCGGGGCCGTCCGGTCCCCCGGCGGCGCGCACGACGGCCGCGTGGGCCGCGCGCGGCCCGCTCATGCCGACAGCCATTCCCGTACCCCACCTCTCGAACCGGTGCAGTGGGCCACCCCCGAGTGCGTCACCCTACTAGTCGTCGGTGACGGAGCGACACCCTGTGGCGGCTCTCCGTCGAAGCAGGGGCGCTCGGAGGCGCTCAGCCGGTGGTGCGGCGCGGGCGCTGGGCGCGCGCGGAGGCGTAGAGGCAGACCGCGGCGGCGGTGGCGAGGTTGAGGCTCTCCGCCTTGCCGTGGATCGGCACCCGCACCACGGCGTCGGCCAGGGCGCGGGTCTCCTCGGGCAGCCCCCAGGCCTCGTTGCCGAAGATCCAGGCGGTGGGCCCGCCCATCGTGCCGGCGTCGAGTTCGTCGTCGAGGTCGTCGCTGCCCGCGCCGTCGGCGGCCAGGATGCGCACGCCCGCCCCGCGCAGTCCGCGTACGGCCTGCTCGACGGGGACGCCCACGGCGACCGGCAGATGGAAGAGCGAACCGACCGAGGCACGCACCGACTTGGGGTTGTACAGGTCGACGGAGGCGTCGGTCAGGACGACCGCGTCGGCACCCGCCGCGTCGGCGCAGCGCAGCACCGTCCCGGCGTTCCCGGGGTCGCGGACGTGGGCCAGCACGGCGACCAGCCGGGGCCGGGCCGCGAGGATCTCGTCGAAGGGCGAGTCGAGGAAGCGGCAGACGCCGATGAGGCCCTGCGGGGTGACGGTCTGCGAGAGGTCGGCCAGGACGTCGCCGTCGGCGAGGTGGACGCGGGCGCCCGCCTCGTGGGCGGCGTCGATGATGGGGGCGTAGCGCTCGGCGGCCTCGACGGTGGCGAAGAGTTCGACGAGGGTGGGCTCGCCGTCGGCGCCCCGGTGTCCGGCTGCCTCGCGCACGGCCTGCGGCCCCTCGGCGATGAATCTGCGCTCCTTGCCGCGGAAGTTGCGCCTGGCCAGCCGCCGGGCGGCGGCGACCCGCGGCGATCGCGGGGAGATCGGTTCGGGGGTGCCCATGTCGGCGGCGAGCCTCTCTGCGTTACGAAAAAGGTCCTGGTGGTACAACGCACCGGACCCGCAGACGGCGAGCGCCTGCGGGTCCGGCTCGAGAGCCAAGAAGTGCGGCCTGGGTCAGGCGGCCTTCGGGGCGTTGACGTCGCTCGGGAGGGCCTTCTGGGCGACCTCGACGAGGGCGGCGAACGCGTTGGCGTCGTTGACCGCGAGCTCGGCCAGGATCTTGCGGTCCACCTCGACGTTGGCGGCCTTCAGACCCTGGATGAGGCGGTTGTACGTCATGCCGTTCTGGCGGGCAGCGGCGTTGATGCGCTGGATCCACAGCTGACGGAAGTCGCCCTTGCGCTTCTTGCGGTCGTTGTAGTTGTAGACCAGGGAGTGGGTGACCTGCTCCTTGGCCTTGCGGTACAGGCGCGAACGCTGACCGCGGTAACCGCTGGCCTGCTCGAGGATCGCCCGGCGCTTCTTGTGGGCGTTGACTGCCCGCTTGACGCGTGCCACTTGTTAACTCCTTGTAGCGGGGCCGTGGTCGTACTCACACGGCCCGGAAACGAATTGGTCCCGGTCGGATCGAGGGCGCGTCCCCGGTGAATCCGGGGACGACGGCCTCACTTGCCGAGAAGCTTCTTGATCTTCTTGGCGTCGGCCGGAGCCACGACGACCGTGCCGGTCAGCGAGCGGGTCTTCTTGGACGACTTGTGCTCGAGCAGGTGGCGCTTGCCGGCCCTCTCGCGGAGCACCTTGCCGGAGCCGGTGATCTTGAAGCGCTTGCTGGCACCGCTGTGCGTCTTGTTCTTCGGCATCGCGCCGTTCTCTCCTCGTCAGTGGCGCCCCTCTCGGTGCGGGCACCGGACCACAGGGGCGTCAGATCTTGATGGGGGTTCCGCGGGGACCCGGGGGTGCCTGGATGGCACCCCCCGCGGTCACGCCTCGGAAGGTGTCTCGGCCTCGGCCTCGGGCGCCGCCTCGGCCGGAGCCTCGGGGGCCTGACCCTCGGGCGCGGCGTCGGGGGTGTTGTTCCCCTGGCGCTCCGCCTTGCGGGCGGCCTGGGCCTCGCGGGCCTCGGCCATGGCTTCGGTCTTCTTCTTGTGCGGGCCCAGAACCATGATCATGTTCCGGCCGTCCTGCTTCGGGTTGGACTCGATGAAGCCGAGTTCCTCCACGTCCGAAGCGAGACGCTGGAGCAGTCGGAAGCCCAGCTCGGGGCGGGACTGCTCACGACCACGGAACATGATCGTGATCTTGACCTTGTCGCCCTGCTTGAGGAACCGGACGACGTGACCCTTCTTGGTGTCATAGTCGTGCGGGTCGATCTTCGGCCGGAGCTTCATCTCCTTGATGACCGTGTGCGCCTGGTTCTTGCGCGCCTCACGGGCCTTCATGGCCGACTCGTACTTGAACTTCCCGTAGTCCATGAGCTTGCACACGGGCGGACGGGCGGTAGCCGCCACCTCGACCAGGTCGAGGTCGTACTCCTGTGCGAGTTCCAGGGCCTTGGCAAGCGGCACAATCCCGACCTGCTCGCCGCTGGGACCGACAAGTCGCACCTCGGGCACGCGAATCCGGTCGTTGATGCGGGGCTCGGCGCTGATGGATCCTCCTCGGTAGCACCACGCGACCGCCTGGCGGACAGCCACGTAACGTCTGTTTCAGACAGACCAACCGCGTCGGAGCAACAAAAATGCCCCGGACGGGACACAGGCGGGGCTCCTGGCAAACCGGAACACCGCCACGGTGAACCGCGGGGCGCATCGGGCGGCTCCATCGTCCGTACGGAACGATGGGGACCACCTGACCGGTGACCCGCCGTCCTGGGGACGGCTAGGTGGGAGAGCGGAGCCTCCACTTGTGGGCCGGGCACATAGCTGCCCAGCCGGTCGTTACACAAGGTTAGCAGCTCGGCGGGGCGGGCACCAACCGGCCCGTGCGGGCGCTCCCGCGGGCGGAGGGCCGGCGCCGTGGGCCTATCGTAAGGCGCATGAGTGACGCGACCCCCAGCAGTGATTCCCCCGGCTTCGACGAGATGGCCCGCGACATCGCGGAGGTGCCCGCCGTCGAGGTG is a genomic window of Streptomyces sp. NBC_00708 containing:
- a CDS encoding NUDIX domain-containing protein; protein product: MQWTNLNEQPVYENPWFRVSLADVELPDGGRLDHFVIRLRPVAAATVVNAANEVLLLWRHRFITDSWGWELAAGVVEDGESLVEAAAREMEEETGWRPGPLHPLLTVEPSNGLTDARHHFYWGEEAEWTGEPCDAFESSRREWVPLKLVPDLIAAGEIPAAGMAAGLMMLHHLRLG
- a CDS encoding transcriptional regulator — translated: MGPKEPNTALEALIEEAGVSRAGLAAHVNRAGRARGLGLRYEHTAVARWLKGQRPRGQVPDLICEVLGNRLHRGVSLDDIGMAVPDGHAPVRGSSLTGFVERTTAVWRSDAQHRPHVVTAPAVTGTGAVMPVWEWENPPEDTDVSRTGPAGVGAADIATLRAARDHYELMYRRAGGIATRPRVVGFLNAGAAPLLRGGYSDTTGRQLHRATGALVAVAGICAYDSDAHGPAQRYFHQALRLAKASGDRGLGGYVIALLVNQSLFLAEYRQSVAFAEAALRAAGCAISPALAADLHAMQAKAYARLGDRASALTCIGRAESEAARIRPGREPDETGYVQPGLVDVQVAEALLSLGDLAAAREHALAAVRTPAHDRGRVHRLAMLTTIELRRGEADRAAATATEMADRVRGMESQRLRDRLRAVRADLVASGSADAERAAERVEGALRVPL
- the pheT gene encoding phenylalanine--tRNA ligase subunit beta; translation: MRVPLSWLREYVDLPATETGRDVQAKLVAVGLEVETVERTGAGLTGPLVVGQVLTIEELEGFKKPIRFCTVDVGTANGTGEPQEIVCGARNFAVGDKVVVVLPGAVLPGDFAIAARKTYGKTSHGMICSADELGMGDDGTHGIIVLPPEYEVGTDAIELLELVDEVLDIAVTPDRGYCLSMRGVARETAIAYGLPLRDPALLDVPAPNAYGYPVKVADPIGCSRFTARTVVGLQPEARTPIWMQRRLQKAGMRPISLAVDVTNYVMLELGQPLHAYDRTRIDGPIGVRRAEQGEKLTTLDGAVRVLDSGDLVITDNRGPIGLAGVMGGADTEIADAAEGAHTAEVVIEAAHFDAISIARTARRHKLPSEASKRFERGVDPQAAAAAAQRTVDLLVLLAGGTAEAGVTEVTAPSAPRTITMPADHPDKVAGVAYGRETVVRRLQEVGCDVYGQDELLVTTPSWRPDLTEPNDLAEEVIRLEGYENLPSTLPTPPSGRGLTDRQRLHRRVGRALAGAGYVEALNYPFIGEAVLDQLGLEAEDARRRTVRLVNPLSDEEPSLRTTLLPGLLGALRRNDGRGSHDLALFETGLVFRPTGDETKPVRLPVDRRPSDEEIASLDAALPRQPRRAAVVLAGAREQAGWWGKGRPADWADSVEAARTIAREAGVEVTVRADRHAPWHPGRCAALFVTVDGEETLFGHAGELHPRVIKELHLPERTCAMEVELDVLEQAVDGVLRAPRISAFPVATQDVALVVDQDVPAADVERALREGAGELLESLRLFDVFTGEQIGGGSKSLAYALRFRAADRTLTVDEASAARDAAVALAAERTGAVLRGA
- the pheS gene encoding phenylalanine--tRNA ligase subunit alpha, coding for MSAPNKSYDPVEVEALKPEEIERIRDEALAAFAAAGDLDALAQAKTAHTGGTSPLSLANREIGALPPQAKAEAGKRVGQARAAVGRALAARQAELEAERDARVLVEEAVDVTLPYDRTPAGARHPLTTFMERVADVFVAMGYEIAEGPEAEAEWFNFDALNFVPDHPARQMQDTFFVEGADGAKNDESGVVLRTHTSPVQARTLLDREPPVYVVCPGRVYRTDELDATHTPVFHQIELLAVDEGLTMADLKGTLDHMVQALFGPDMKTRLRPNFFPFTEPSAEMDMVCYVCRGASVGNPDRPCRTCGSEGWIELGGCGMVNPKVLTACGVDPRKYSGFAFGFGIERMLMFRHNVEDMRDMVEGDVRFTRPFGMEI
- a CDS encoding PAS domain-containing sensor histidine kinase; its protein translation is MAVGMSGPRAAHAAVVRAAGGPDGPAVADAAAGGLGLDPDDLPDGLVVADETGRIICFNAAAVRITAVPRAAALGRPVEHALPLEDLKGRRWWELTDPYGGLATRVGQPERNLLLPGGREVLVSARYVRETPTGPVRRLVISLRGTEARRRTERSHAELIATVAHELRSPLTSVKGFTATLLAKWERFTDDQKRLMLETVYADANRVTRLITELLDISRIDSGRLELRRQPVDLSAAVERHVRAHTAAGQDPGRFLVRTCQPLPAVWADPDKVDQVLGNLLENAVRHGEGTVTIDVAPAPAKSDERGAAVTVSDEGPGIPEESMGRVFTRFWRGSKRGGTGLGLYIVKGIVEAHGGTITVGRGPGGGAEFRFMLPVSTPAYLS
- a CDS encoding RNA methyltransferase; translation: MGTPEPISPRSPRVAAARRLARRNFRGKERRFIAEGPQAVREAAGHRGADGEPTLVELFATVEAAERYAPIIDAAHEAGARVHLADGDVLADLSQTVTPQGLIGVCRFLDSPFDEILAARPRLVAVLAHVRDPGNAGTVLRCADAAGADAVVLTDASVDLYNPKSVRASVGSLFHLPVAVGVPVEQAVRGLRGAGVRILAADGAGSDDLDDELDAGTMGGPTAWIFGNEAWGLPEETRALADAVVRVPIHGKAESLNLATAAAVCLYASARAQRPRRTTG
- the rplT gene encoding 50S ribosomal protein L20 translates to MARVKRAVNAHKKRRAILEQASGYRGQRSRLYRKAKEQVTHSLVYNYNDRKKRKGDFRQLWIQRINAAARQNGMTYNRLIQGLKAANVEVDRKILAELAVNDANAFAALVEVAQKALPSDVNAPKAA
- the rpmI gene encoding 50S ribosomal protein L35, with protein sequence MPKNKTHSGASKRFKITGSGKVLRERAGKRHLLEHKSSKKTRSLTGTVVVAPADAKKIKKLLGK
- the infC gene encoding translation initiation factor IF-3, translated to MAVRQAVAWCYRGGSISAEPRINDRIRVPEVRLVGPSGEQVGIVPLAKALELAQEYDLDLVEVAATARPPVCKLMDYGKFKYESAMKAREARKNQAHTVIKEMKLRPKIDPHDYDTKKGHVVRFLKQGDKVKITIMFRGREQSRPELGFRLLQRLASDVEELGFIESNPKQDGRNMIMVLGPHKKKTEAMAEAREAQAARKAERQGNNTPDAAPEGQAPEAPAEAAPEAEAETPSEA